From Halococcus saccharolyticus DSM 5350, the proteins below share one genomic window:
- a CDS encoding MFS transporter: MSGETVHSTRFESPWRSPSVLVIFASTLITVMGVSLISPALPAIQAAWGITAADASLLVSAYTLPGVVFTPFVGLLADRVGRKWLLVPALLGFGIAGGAIVLIDSFRAILGLRVLQGVAGSAVTSLTVTLIGDLFSGELRNTLIGLNAAILAIGAAGYPLLGGVLATISSAAPFACFALGIVVGLVGIGALDEPTLDRRRTGLGYVVDAVKAVPGRKVLSLYVAIFGIFVILYGAQLTAVPFVLDDRYGFSSGIIGLLLALPAVTMGLTSSQTGRLLRHVSSAQLIPLGFVVYGLGLAAIALANSVVAIAGALFLFGIGQAFAEPVTDTALNAVTPDEFRGGIMSLRTSIIRAGTTVGPPVFVGLGTAVGYTETLLGAGIVAFCLGIVAVTATRWG; the protein is encoded by the coding sequence ATGTCCGGCGAAACCGTCCACTCGACACGATTCGAGAGTCCGTGGCGCTCCCCGTCGGTGCTCGTGATCTTCGCGAGCACGCTGATCACGGTGATGGGCGTCTCGCTCATCAGCCCCGCGCTGCCGGCGATCCAGGCGGCGTGGGGGATCACGGCCGCCGACGCCAGCCTCCTCGTCTCGGCGTACACGCTTCCCGGCGTCGTTTTCACGCCGTTCGTCGGCCTGCTCGCCGATCGCGTCGGGCGCAAGTGGCTGCTGGTGCCGGCGTTGCTTGGGTTCGGGATCGCCGGCGGGGCGATCGTGCTTATCGACAGCTTCCGGGCGATCCTCGGACTCCGCGTGCTCCAGGGTGTGGCCGGGAGTGCGGTGACGAGTCTCACGGTCACGCTGATCGGCGATCTGTTCTCGGGTGAGCTCCGGAACACGCTGATCGGGCTCAACGCCGCGATCCTCGCGATCGGCGCGGCGGGCTACCCACTACTCGGTGGCGTGCTCGCCACGATCTCGTCGGCCGCACCGTTCGCCTGTTTCGCGCTCGGGATCGTCGTCGGGCTCGTGGGGATCGGCGCGCTCGACGAACCGACGCTCGATCGGCGCAGGACGGGTCTCGGCTACGTCGTCGACGCGGTGAAGGCCGTTCCGGGACGCAAAGTTTTGAGCCTCTACGTCGCCATCTTCGGCATCTTCGTGATCCTCTACGGCGCACAGCTGACAGCAGTCCCGTTCGTGCTCGACGACCGGTACGGGTTTTCCTCGGGGATCATCGGCTTGCTCCTCGCGCTGCCCGCGGTGACGATGGGGCTCACGTCCTCCCAGACCGGCCGACTGCTCCGGCACGTGTCGAGCGCTCAGCTCATCCCGCTCGGGTTCGTGGTGTACGGCCTCGGGCTCGCGGCGATCGCACTCGCGAACTCGGTGGTTGCGATCGCGGGCGCACTCTTCCTGTTCGGGATCGGGCAGGCGTTCGCCGAACCGGTCACCGACACCGCGTTGAACGCGGTCACGCCCGACGAGTTCCGGGGCGGGATCATGTCGCTCCGGACGAGCATCATCCGGGCGGGCACGACCGTCGGCCCCCCGGTGTTCGTGGGGCTCGGCACGGCCGTCGGCTACACCGAGACGCTGCTCGGGGCGGGGATCGTGGCGTTTTGTCTCGGAATCGTCGCCGTGACCGCGACCAGATGGGGTTGA
- a CDS encoding ABC transporter ATP-binding protein, which translates to MSAIELDNVTKRFGDVTALENCDLDVHEGEIYGFLGPNGAGKSTTINILLDFIRPTGGSAQVLGHDAQAESQRIRERVGVLPEGFDVYNRLTGRQHLEFAINSKGSDDDPDALAERVGIADAIDRKAGGYSKGMAQRLVLGMALVGQPDLLILDEPSTGLDPNGAREMREIIRAENDRGATVFFSSHILGQVDAICDRVGILRGGELVAEDTVEGLRDATSAEATLVVEVDRVPDGVLDELRALPAVSDATVEGTTIRASCDDAAKTKVLGTIEDAGATVEDFSTEDASLEELFASYTNDSPGRSTGRSGGADEQAGKQEEVRT; encoded by the coding sequence ATGTCGGCCATCGAACTCGACAACGTCACGAAGCGATTCGGCGACGTTACCGCGCTCGAAAACTGTGATCTCGACGTCCACGAGGGCGAGATCTACGGGTTCCTCGGGCCCAACGGAGCAGGGAAGTCGACCACGATCAACATCCTGCTCGACTTCATCCGGCCGACGGGCGGCAGTGCGCAAGTGCTCGGCCACGACGCCCAGGCCGAGAGCCAGCGCATCCGCGAGCGCGTCGGCGTCCTCCCCGAAGGGTTCGACGTGTACAACCGGCTGACCGGCCGCCAGCACCTCGAGTTCGCCATCAACTCGAAGGGTAGCGACGACGATCCCGACGCGCTCGCCGAGCGAGTGGGGATCGCCGACGCGATCGATCGGAAGGCCGGTGGCTACTCGAAAGGGATGGCCCAGCGACTGGTACTCGGGATGGCGCTCGTCGGCCAGCCCGATCTGTTGATCCTCGACGAACCTTCGACGGGACTCGACCCCAACGGCGCGCGCGAGATGCGCGAGATCATCCGGGCCGAGAACGACCGCGGCGCGACGGTGTTCTTCTCGAGTCATATCCTCGGCCAGGTCGACGCGATCTGTGACCGCGTGGGCATTCTCCGTGGCGGTGAACTCGTCGCCGAGGACACCGTCGAGGGGCTGCGCGACGCCACGAGTGCGGAAGCGACGCTCGTCGTCGAGGTCGATCGCGTGCCCGACGGCGTGCTCGACGAGCTCCGCGCCCTCCCGGCCGTCTCGGACGCGACCGTCGAGGGGACCACGATCCGGGCGTCGTGTGACGATGCGGCGAAAACCAAAGTGCTGGGAACCATCGAGGACGCCGGCGCGACCGTCGAGGACTTCTCGACCGAGGACGCCTCGCTCGAGGAGCTGTTCGCCTCCTACACCAACGACAGTCCCGGACGGTCGACCGGCAGAAGCGGCGGGGCGGATGAACAGGCCGGCAAGCAGGAGGAGGTCCGAACGTGA
- a CDS encoding DUF4129 domain-containing protein — translation MNRDALGPVLIAVLAVVALGVGAATLDRIESGGGGMGVSDGDAAGPGSGETLDLGQPPPSESSEPSAIPPLVRRILAVLLIAALLVGLYAWRDDLRSLAVISAALAAGVLLLYFLVSRLGSRSQSGRGGFLGDRKPTLPGGGSLTDGARTVTTESPALAVLVGLVLVVGVVVLFHFARIDGEDEPDTEAEPDDPTTDVAASVGRAAGRAADRIDEEGEATNEVYRAWEEMTDHLDVANPGSSTPREFARAATDAGMTRNDVDELTDLFRTVRYGGRRVTDDREHRAVTALRRIEREYAEDR, via the coding sequence GTGAACCGCGACGCGCTCGGGCCCGTCCTGATCGCCGTCCTCGCCGTGGTGGCGCTCGGCGTCGGCGCGGCGACGCTCGACCGAATCGAGTCGGGTGGTGGAGGGATGGGTGTCAGCGACGGCGACGCCGCCGGCCCCGGTAGCGGCGAGACGCTCGATCTCGGTCAACCGCCACCGAGCGAGTCGTCCGAACCGTCTGCGATCCCACCGCTCGTCCGCCGCATCCTCGCTGTCCTGCTCATCGCGGCGTTGCTCGTCGGCCTCTACGCGTGGCGGGACGACCTCCGCAGCCTTGCCGTCATCTCGGCGGCCCTCGCCGCGGGCGTGCTGTTGCTGTACTTCCTCGTCTCCCGGCTCGGCTCGCGCAGCCAGTCCGGTCGAGGTGGTTTCCTTGGCGATCGGAAACCCACGCTCCCGGGCGGTGGCTCACTCACCGACGGCGCACGAACGGTCACGACCGAATCACCGGCGCTCGCGGTGCTCGTCGGGCTCGTGCTGGTCGTCGGTGTTGTCGTATTGTTTCACTTCGCTCGGATTGACGGTGAGGACGAGCCCGACACCGAGGCCGAGCCCGACGATCCGACGACGGACGTCGCCGCCAGCGTGGGTCGCGCCGCCGGTCGGGCGGCCGACCGGATCGACGAGGAGGGCGAGGCGACGAACGAAGTGTACCGCGCGTGGGAGGAGATGACCGACCACCTCGACGTCGCCAACCCCGGGTCGAGCACGCCGCGGGAGTTCGCCCGCGCCGCGACCGACGCCGGGATGACTCGGAACGATGTCGACGAACTCACCGACTTGTTTCGCACCGTTCGCTACGGCGGCCGGCGCGTCACCGACGATCGTGAGCACCGGGCCGTGACCGCGCTCCGACGGATCGAACGCGAGTACGCGGAGGATCGATGA
- a CDS encoding AAA family ATPase has protein sequence MEATDAAVADAGEDIDTVLDALSATVIADRELLETVLLGVLARGHVLLEDVPGTGKTLIARSVARTLGLSFSRVQFTPDLLPADVTGTHVYNEGTGESEFSSGPVFANVVLADEINRAPPKTQAALLEAMEERQVTADGETHDLPEPFFVLATQNPVEMAGTFELPEAQVDRFLVKTAIGYPDEAGETELLRRRADRDRRSPTANEVLSTDEVRALQDVPESIRVEEDLLEYMVALSRATRERSECDVGVSPRGTQRLFEATRVRAVLSGREYVTPEDVKRVTRSVLAHRLVLTPDAAVEGVDKRSVIEDVLDEVPVPTV, from the coding sequence ATGGAAGCCACGGACGCGGCCGTTGCGGATGCAGGTGAGGACATCGACACGGTGCTCGATGCGCTCTCCGCGACCGTCATCGCCGATCGGGAGCTCTTAGAAACCGTGCTGCTCGGCGTACTCGCCCGCGGCCACGTCCTGCTGGAGGACGTCCCCGGCACCGGGAAAACCCTGATCGCCCGGAGCGTCGCCCGCACGCTCGGACTCAGCTTCTCTCGCGTGCAGTTCACTCCCGACCTCCTGCCCGCGGACGTGACCGGCACGCACGTCTACAACGAGGGCACCGGCGAGTCCGAGTTCTCGTCCGGTCCGGTGTTCGCGAACGTCGTCCTTGCCGACGAGATCAACCGTGCGCCGCCGAAGACCCAGGCCGCGTTGTTGGAGGCGATGGAGGAGCGTCAGGTCACTGCCGACGGTGAGACCCACGACCTCCCCGAACCGTTCTTCGTGCTCGCCACCCAGAACCCCGTCGAGATGGCGGGCACGTTCGAACTCCCCGAGGCCCAAGTCGATCGATTCCTCGTCAAGACTGCCATCGGCTATCCCGACGAGGCTGGCGAGACCGAACTCCTCCGTCGACGAGCCGACCGAGATCGTCGGAGTCCGACCGCAAACGAGGTGCTCTCGACCGACGAGGTGCGTGCGCTCCAGGACGTTCCCGAGTCGATTCGCGTCGAGGAGGACCTGCTCGAGTACATGGTCGCACTGTCGCGGGCGACCCGCGAGCGCTCCGAATGTGACGTTGGCGTGTCGCCCCGCGGGACCCAGCGGCTGTTCGAGGCCACCCGCGTTCGAGCAGTGCTTTCGGGCCGCGAGTACGTTACCCCCGAGGACGTCAAGCGGGTCACGCGGTCGGTGCTCGCCCATCGGCTCGTGCTCACGCCCGACGCCGCCGTCGAGGGTGTCGACAAGCGAAGCGTGATCGAGGACGTGCTCGACGAGGTGCCGGTCCCGACGGTCTGA
- a CDS encoding DUF4397 domain-containing protein, with protein MSKKIFGESGTVFPSRRVLAVGLVALALVLAGCGGGGDGGGNGTAGEATDAAGETTAAADEATEAADETTEMDETTEAGETTEAAETTEAGETTMGETTMGETTMAETTAMNGSGGMDGNASLRVAHMSPDAPNVDVYVNNETFLEDVPFGTISNYTSVPPGEYAVAITAAGNRSAEVFSGNVTVEEAAYTVTATGEISEDAETSFAPLILEDEAASGENASVRVVHVSPDAGPVDVTVNSTGAAIADNATFGNATDYVEVPAGDYTLDIRGATADNDGPIVASVDVSVEGGTAYSAFAAGYVAPDDAPADTPFEVILTTDGMTASMSNGTAATTTEAES; from the coding sequence ATGTCCAAGAAAATTTTCGGCGAGAGCGGTACAGTCTTCCCGTCTAGACGCGTGCTCGCGGTCGGCCTCGTCGCACTGGCGTTGGTGCTCGCCGGCTGCGGCGGTGGCGGCGACGGTGGCGGAAATGGAACCGCCGGTGAGGCCACCGATGCAGCTGGTGAAACGACCGCAGCGGCGGATGAAGCAACTGAGGCAGCAGACGAGACGACCGAGATGGATGAGACGACTGAAGCAGGTGAAACGACCGAGGCAGCGGAGACTACCGAAGCAGGCGAAACGACAATGGGCGAGACAACGATGGGTGAGACGACCATGGCCGAGACGACGGCAATGAATGGGTCGGGTGGGATGGATGGCAACGCTTCGCTTCGCGTGGCGCACATGTCTCCTGACGCACCGAACGTCGACGTCTACGTCAACAACGAGACGTTCCTCGAAGACGTGCCCTTCGGTACGATCAGCAACTACACCTCGGTGCCGCCGGGCGAGTACGCTGTAGCGATCACGGCTGCCGGTAATCGGAGCGCCGAAGTCTTCAGCGGTAACGTCACCGTTGAGGAGGCCGCGTACACGGTGACCGCGACGGGTGAGATCAGCGAAGATGCCGAAACGAGCTTCGCGCCGCTGATCCTCGAAGACGAGGCCGCTTCCGGCGAGAACGCTTCAGTCCGAGTGGTTCACGTGTCACCGGATGCAGGACCGGTCGACGTAACCGTGAACTCGACGGGTGCCGCGATTGCCGACAACGCCACCTTCGGTAACGCGACCGATTACGTTGAGGTCCCCGCTGGCGATTACACTCTCGATATCCGTGGTGCGACCGCGGACAATGACGGTCCGATCGTGGCGAGCGTTGACGTGAGTGTCGAGGGCGGCACCGCCTACAGCGCGTTCGCTGCGGGCTACGTGGCTCCCGATGATGCTCCAGCCGACACACCGTTCGAGGTCATCCTGACGACCGATGGCATGACCGCCTCGATGTCGAACGGAACCGCAGCAACCACGACCGAGGCCGAATCCTGA
- the engB gene encoding GTP-binding protein EngB: MFEGRPNRGAEIVFCGRSNVGKSTLLRELTGHDFQTGQKPGVTRSPGHYDWNPEDFVLTDLPGFGFMSGVPDEDRERIKTDVVQYIETHAEKILVGVLVIDGKSAVDIIDRHTERGDIPHDVELFDFLRDVGIPTVVAVNKMDKVDDRDERLNAICERLGLPSPWQQWQDTIAPVSAKRGSIGPLTDAIGSHLHEQKRDDLLKFF, encoded by the coding sequence ATGTTCGAGGGACGCCCGAATCGCGGCGCGGAGATCGTCTTCTGCGGTCGGTCGAACGTCGGCAAGTCCACGCTGCTCCGCGAGCTCACGGGGCACGACTTCCAGACTGGACAGAAACCAGGTGTGACGCGCTCGCCCGGCCACTACGACTGGAACCCCGAGGATTTCGTGCTTACCGATCTTCCGGGATTCGGGTTCATGTCCGGCGTTCCGGATGAGGACCGTGAGCGGATCAAGACCGACGTCGTCCAGTACATCGAAACCCACGCTGAGAAAATCCTCGTGGGAGTGCTCGTGATCGACGGCAAGAGCGCCGTCGATATCATCGATCGCCATACAGAGCGCGGTGACATCCCTCACGACGTCGAACTGTTCGATTTCCTCCGCGACGTCGGAATCCCCACCGTGGTCGCGGTCAACAAGATGGACAAGGTCGACGACCGCGACGAGCGGCTGAACGCCATCTGCGAGCGCCTCGGCCTCCCCTCGCCGTGGCAGCAGTGGCAGGACACGATCGCACCGGTGAGCGCGAAACGCGGCTCGATCGGCCCACTGACCGACGCGATCGGTTCCCATCTCCACGAACAGAAACGTGACGACCTCCTGAAGTTCTTCTAG
- a CDS encoding DUF7519 family protein, which yields MSATATPPIDDSPARISVGLALATSFLGTLALAVSTVSLAAGGLGFVLVGLGLVRGWRTAVTLGGAGLFCGVVLAGLVGAPAVAVVFATAAAVVAWDIATFGIDVGEELGREAGTARLELVHAGASVVTAAIPAVIGMVLFRTADGGTALVPIALLCGAVVLVVVLRP from the coding sequence GTGAGCGCGACCGCTACGCCGCCGATCGACGACTCGCCCGCACGGATCAGCGTCGGACTCGCGCTCGCCACGAGCTTCCTGGGAACGCTCGCGCTCGCCGTCAGCACCGTTTCGCTCGCGGCCGGGGGTCTCGGGTTCGTGCTCGTGGGGCTCGGTCTCGTCCGTGGCTGGCGGACCGCCGTCACGCTCGGCGGCGCGGGGCTGTTCTGTGGTGTTGTTCTCGCTGGACTCGTGGGCGCGCCCGCAGTCGCGGTGGTGTTCGCCACCGCCGCTGCAGTGGTCGCGTGGGACATCGCCACCTTCGGGATCGACGTTGGCGAGGAACTCGGGCGCGAGGCCGGCACCGCGCGCCTCGAACTCGTCCATGCTGGGGCGAGCGTCGTGACGGCAGCGATCCCGGCGGTGATCGGGATGGTACTCTTCCGCACCGCCGATGGCGGAACGGCGCTCGTCCCGATCGCGCTGCTGTGCGGGGCGGTGGTGCTGGTCGTCGTGCTCCGGCCGTGA
- a CDS encoding ABC transporter permease yields MSTLAVARKDFSDAVRSRSLIALVALFVLFAGGATYLVAEVLGGSGGGTEGLPPVFGLFIALITPITVLVPLIGVMTGYKSIVGERESGSVKLLLSLPHTRRDVVAGKTIGRTAVFAVAIIVGFAVAAAVAFVSYGSFPAVEYAGFTLMTIVFGLVYLVFAVGMSAATGSTSIALWISLGLFALFQFLWGFVVNLLVWVVNGFSSPANFSLLTGYVTFGENAVVPPDWYRLVVSLNPSSAYQSTLGTIFSQDLNFGVSQSQSLPYYLQDWFGFVVLAIWLVVPLVLGYLRFNRSDL; encoded by the coding sequence GTGAGCACGCTCGCGGTCGCGCGCAAGGACTTCAGCGACGCGGTCCGGTCGCGCTCGCTGATCGCGCTCGTGGCTTTGTTCGTGCTTTTCGCTGGCGGCGCGACCTACCTGGTAGCGGAGGTGCTTGGTGGTAGTGGTGGCGGCACGGAAGGCCTTCCGCCAGTGTTCGGACTGTTCATCGCGTTGATCACTCCTATTACGGTACTCGTTCCGCTGATCGGCGTGATGACCGGCTACAAGTCGATCGTCGGTGAGCGCGAGAGCGGCAGCGTGAAGCTCCTGCTCTCACTGCCACACACCCGACGCGACGTGGTCGCCGGGAAAACCATCGGGCGGACAGCGGTGTTCGCCGTCGCCATCATCGTCGGCTTCGCCGTCGCGGCAGCGGTCGCGTTCGTGTCCTACGGGTCGTTCCCTGCTGTGGAATACGCGGGGTTCACGCTGATGACGATCGTGTTCGGGCTGGTGTATCTGGTCTTCGCGGTCGGGATGTCGGCTGCGACCGGTTCGACATCGATCGCGCTCTGGATCTCGCTCGGGCTCTTTGCCTTGTTCCAGTTCCTCTGGGGATTCGTCGTCAATCTGTTGGTCTGGGTGGTCAACGGGTTCAGTAGCCCGGCGAACTTCTCGCTTCTCACCGGCTACGTTACGTTCGGCGAGAACGCAGTCGTCCCGCCCGATTGGTACCGACTCGTCGTAAGCCTCAACCCGAGCAGCGCGTATCAGAGCACGCTCGGGACGATCTTCAGTCAGGATCTGAACTTCGGCGTCAGCCAATCGCAGTCACTGCCGTACTACCTCCAGGACTGGTTCGGCTTCGTCGTCCTTGCCATCTGGCTGGTCGTGCCGCTCGTGCTCGGCTATCTCCGATTCAACCGCTCGGACCTGTAG
- a CDS encoding DUF7269 family protein, which yields MSRGRRLGLALGLALVVGGLAVAVAPGLGSGIRPNAAILTGVGIVALVLAGMAVRARLGTTDRRPTLPAVERAQSHATPGDGFDRQLAAMASPGRLNRARDRRKVRDRLEATAIAVLVRDGLVEDAARDALANGTWTDDPHAAAFFADEPDADVSLATQLRLSLSPEPTIKRRARHAIDALARRAGQR from the coding sequence ATGAGTCGGGGTCGACGGCTCGGTCTGGCTCTCGGCCTCGCGTTGGTCGTGGGCGGACTCGCGGTCGCGGTCGCGCCCGGACTGGGGAGCGGTATCCGACCGAACGCCGCGATCCTCACGGGCGTCGGGATCGTCGCACTCGTCCTCGCCGGGATGGCGGTCCGGGCGCGACTCGGCACGACGGACCGCCGGCCGACCCTGCCTGCAGTGGAACGGGCACAGTCCCACGCGACACCGGGTGACGGGTTCGACCGGCAGCTCGCAGCGATGGCGTCGCCCGGCCGGCTAAACCGCGCGCGCGACCGCCGAAAAGTTCGTGATCGGCTCGAAGCGACCGCGATCGCGGTGCTCGTCCGCGACGGCCTCGTCGAAGACGCAGCCCGCGACGCACTCGCGAACGGGACGTGGACCGACGATCCTCACGCGGCGGCCTTCTTCGCCGACGAACCCGACGCGGACGTGTCGCTGGCCACCCAGCTCCGGCTGTCGCTCAGCCCCGAGCCGACGATCAAGCGGCGCGCGCGTCACGCGATCGACGCGCTCGCCAGACGCGCGGGGCAGCGATGA
- a CDS encoding ABC transporter ATP-binding protein: MYAIETTDLTKRYGSTTAVEGLNLAIPEGVVYGFLGPNGAGKTTTMRMLTTLTTPTSGSARIAGHSVTTRDDVVGHIGYLPEEPPLYDELTGREQLDYIAGLRDVPAEQSDERIGSLLDRFDLTADADDRISTYSKGMKQKTGIIQALLHDPDVVFLDEPTSGLDPRAARTVRNTIAELVAGDTTVFLSTHILPVVEELANEVGVLYEGSLVAEGPPDALTERMETGEESTLEDVFLEVTGGTEDPATPEHE, encoded by the coding sequence ATGTACGCCATCGAAACCACCGATCTGACGAAACGCTACGGATCGACGACCGCGGTCGAGGGGCTCAACCTCGCGATCCCCGAGGGGGTCGTGTACGGCTTTTTGGGCCCGAACGGCGCGGGCAAGACCACCACGATGCGGATGCTCACGACGCTGACCACGCCCACGAGCGGCTCGGCACGGATAGCGGGGCACTCGGTTACAACCCGCGACGACGTGGTGGGTCACATCGGCTACCTCCCGGAGGAGCCCCCGCTGTACGACGAGCTCACCGGCCGCGAACAGCTCGACTACATCGCCGGACTCCGGGACGTGCCGGCCGAGCAAAGCGACGAGCGAATCGGGTCGCTGCTCGATCGGTTCGATCTGACGGCCGACGCCGACGATCGAATCTCGACGTACTCGAAGGGGATGAAACAGAAGACCGGGATCATCCAGGCGCTGCTCCACGATCCAGACGTGGTGTTTCTCGACGAACCTACTTCAGGACTCGACCCACGGGCCGCGCGCACGGTCCGAAACACCATCGCGGAGCTGGTCGCGGGCGACACCACCGTGTTCCTCTCGACGCACATCCTGCCCGTCGTAGAAGAGCTCGCCAACGAGGTCGGCGTGCTCTACGAGGGGTCGCTGGTCGCCGAGGGGCCGCCCGATGCGCTGACCGAGCGGATGGAGACCGGTGAGGAGAGCACCCTCGAGGATGTCTTCCTCGAAGTCACCGGTGGCACCGAGGACCCGGCGACCCCAGAGCATGAGTGA
- a CDS encoding DUF3179 domain-containing (seleno)protein, with protein MNRRRFLTGVGTVPALGISGCLGGLIGDRDTDADVSNASTAPTDPGDARTTAASTTTEAVSIDSLAEEGLPSDVCTEEINEDFGIDAVTEPAFATDWSGIDAEEKYYFRDQTGLADEQTVIGLAGETPRAYPLSVLWVHEIVNDVIEPASKTRQASSGDDLAGPVIVTYCPLCQSGLVAERRVNGQETIFGVSGLLWQAPRVYEAASEAEGQVFGAAHGNRTDAAIRNNGNLVMYDLATRSYWSQILARAICGPQTGETLTIVPSSFTTWGEWRAAHPDTEVLLPPPHSGTI; from the coding sequence ATGAACCGCCGGAGGTTCCTCACGGGCGTCGGTACGGTTCCCGCCCTCGGAATTTCGGGTTGTCTCGGCGGTCTGATCGGCGATCGAGACACCGATGCCGACGTGTCGAACGCGTCCACTGCGCCGACCGATCCGGGCGACGCTCGGACCACCGCAGCATCCACCACCACCGAAGCGGTGTCCATCGACTCGCTGGCCGAAGAGGGATTGCCGTCGGACGTCTGTACCGAGGAGATAAACGAGGACTTCGGTATCGACGCCGTCACTGAACCCGCGTTCGCCACCGATTGGTCCGGGATCGACGCCGAAGAGAAGTACTACTTCCGGGACCAGACCGGGCTGGCCGACGAACAGACGGTCATCGGGCTGGCTGGCGAGACGCCGCGTGCGTACCCGCTGTCGGTGCTGTGGGTCCACGAAATCGTGAACGACGTAATCGAGCCGGCCTCGAAGACTCGTCAGGCCTCGTCCGGCGACGACCTCGCCGGTCCGGTGATCGTCACGTACTGTCCGCTCTGTCAGAGCGGCCTCGTCGCCGAGCGCAGGGTGAACGGCCAGGAGACGATCTTCGGCGTCTCCGGACTGCTCTGGCAGGCTCCTCGGGTGTACGAGGCCGCGAGCGAGGCCGAGGGACAGGTGTTCGGGGCCGCACACGGCAACCGAACCGACGCAGCGATCAGGAACAACGGCAACCTCGTGATGTACGACCTCGCGACCCGGAGCTACTGGAGTCAGATCCTCGCACGGGCGATCTGTGGACCACAAACCGGCGAGACACTCACGATCGTGCCCTCGTCGTTCACCACGTGGGGCGAGTGGCGCGCCGCTCACCCCGATACGGAAGTCCTGCTCCCGCCGCCACACTCGGGAACGATTTGA
- a CDS encoding DUF58 domain-containing protein → MATESTQASEGYAELGPNETATRRTERWRGVSALALVAGAAGVLASQPALVVAGTVGVAFAALARAARPPEISLALERSVSDADPDPDEVVTVTVEVTNTGESSLPDLRLIDGVPPGLTATSDSPRLGTALRPGESTAFSYDVTATRGKHTFEPALAVARDVSGTAERVCRVRADATPITCVPSLDAAGELPLRAQTTGQPGRVLTEIGGSGVAFHTTREYRPGDPLSRIDWNGLAKTGELATVDFREERAASVVLLIDAREEAYRAPGPEAESAVERAIRAAGALYDVLTSEENRVGIAALSPEPCWLAPGAGTAHRAQVQELLATHPALAPTPPDAPFYSSIQARRLRRRLPDDAQLVVYSPLCDDSVVRLLQRFDAAGHRVTVVSPDSTSDGTPGRRLARTERRLRLSTLRSAGIPALDWRDEPLATALARAGGSA, encoded by the coding sequence ATGGCCACCGAGTCGACCCAGGCGAGCGAGGGCTACGCCGAACTCGGACCGAACGAGACTGCCACCCGCCGGACCGAGCGGTGGCGCGGCGTGAGCGCGCTCGCGCTGGTGGCGGGTGCGGCGGGCGTCCTCGCCAGCCAGCCGGCGCTCGTGGTTGCGGGGACGGTCGGGGTCGCGTTCGCCGCGCTCGCACGCGCCGCGCGTCCGCCGGAGATTTCTCTCGCGCTCGAACGATCGGTGAGCGACGCCGATCCCGACCCAGACGAGGTGGTGACGGTCACAGTCGAAGTGACGAACACCGGCGAATCGTCCCTCCCGGATCTCCGACTGATCGATGGCGTTCCACCAGGACTAACCGCCACGTCCGACTCGCCACGGCTCGGGACCGCACTCCGACCCGGCGAGTCGACGGCGTTCTCGTACGACGTGACCGCCACGCGCGGGAAACACACGTTCGAGCCGGCACTCGCGGTGGCCCGGGACGTCAGCGGAACGGCCGAGCGCGTGTGTCGGGTCCGTGCCGACGCCACCCCGATCACCTGTGTACCGAGCCTCGACGCCGCTGGCGAACTCCCGCTCCGGGCGCAAACCACCGGCCAGCCGGGGCGCGTGCTGACCGAGATCGGCGGGAGCGGCGTCGCGTTCCACACCACTCGCGAGTATCGGCCGGGCGATCCACTCTCACGGATCGACTGGAACGGGCTGGCGAAAACCGGCGAGCTCGCCACCGTCGACTTCCGCGAGGAGCGCGCCGCGTCGGTCGTGCTCCTGATCGACGCCCGCGAGGAGGCCTACAGAGCGCCTGGCCCCGAGGCCGAGAGCGCCGTCGAGCGGGCCATCCGGGCTGCCGGCGCGCTGTACGACGTGCTCACCAGCGAGGAGAACCGGGTGGGGATCGCGGCACTCTCGCCCGAGCCGTGCTGGCTCGCGCCCGGTGCGGGTACAGCTCATCGCGCACAAGTACAGGAGCTATTGGCGACCCATCCCGCACTCGCGCCCACGCCGCCCGACGCGCCGTTCTATTCCTCGATCCAAGCGCGACGCCTTCGCCGCCGCCTGCCGGATGACGCCCAGCTCGTGGTGTATTCGCCACTGTGTGACGACAGTGTAGTCCGTCTCCTCCAGCGGTTCGACGCCGCCGGCCACCGCGTGACGGTCGTGAGTCCAGATTCCACGAGCGACGGGACGCCCGGCCGCCGACTGGCCCGCACCGAACGGCGACTTCGCCTGTCGACCCTCCGGAGTGCGGGGATTCCGGCACTTGACTGGCGTGACGAGCCGTTGGCGACGGCACTCGCCCGTGCGGGAGGCTCAGCGTGA